From the genome of Hymenobacter sp. PAMC 26628, one region includes:
- a CDS encoding YncE family protein, translated as MKNLLLVAPLVFTLGSGVALAQKAPAAAPYRLLHTITVGGEGGWDYLNVDPAGERLYLSHGTQVEVVDLKTRQVMGTIPNTPGVHGIDVVPSANRGYITCGRNNTCVAFDLATLKPIGAPIPTGPKPDALLYDAFSKRIFLFSNEGGKSTVLNAATGAVEGTAELAGDIEAPATDGKGHIFANVEDKSEVVEFDAKTLAVRLRHKLAPGEAPTGLGYDPKANRLFSACHNEKLVVTDSKTGKQIAVLPIGAGVDGAVFDPSTNNVVTSNGGSGTFTVIHQDSPTKYTVVANMPTAKGARTIAIDPKSHHIFTCTADYGPAPAATTENPRPRPSIVPGTFRVLEFGQ; from the coding sequence ATGAAAAACTTGTTGCTCGTTGCACCCCTGGTGTTCACTTTGGGGAGCGGCGTGGCCCTGGCCCAAAAGGCCCCGGCCGCCGCCCCCTACCGCCTGCTTCATACGATTACCGTGGGCGGCGAAGGCGGCTGGGACTACCTTAACGTAGACCCCGCCGGCGAGCGCCTCTACCTCTCGCACGGCACCCAGGTGGAGGTCGTGGACCTGAAGACGCGCCAAGTCATGGGCACCATCCCGAACACACCGGGCGTGCACGGCATCGACGTGGTGCCCAGCGCCAACCGGGGCTACATCACCTGCGGCCGCAACAACACCTGCGTCGCGTTTGACCTGGCCACGCTCAAGCCCATCGGCGCGCCCATCCCCACCGGTCCCAAGCCCGACGCGCTGCTCTACGATGCTTTCTCGAAGCGCATCTTCCTGTTTAGCAACGAGGGCGGCAAGAGCACGGTGCTCAACGCGGCCACCGGCGCCGTGGAGGGCACCGCCGAGCTGGCGGGCGACATCGAGGCCCCGGCCACCGACGGCAAGGGCCACATCTTCGCCAACGTGGAGGACAAGAGCGAGGTCGTCGAGTTCGACGCCAAAACCCTGGCCGTGCGCCTACGCCACAAGCTGGCCCCCGGCGAAGCGCCCACCGGCCTGGGCTACGACCCCAAGGCCAACCGCCTCTTCAGCGCCTGCCACAACGAGAAGCTGGTGGTGACCGACAGCAAAACCGGTAAGCAAATCGCCGTGCTGCCCATCGGCGCCGGCGTCGATGGGGCCGTGTTTGACCCCAGCACCAATAACGTGGTAACTTCCAATGGGGGCTCGGGCACGTTCACGGTCATCCACCAGGACTCGCCCACCAAGTATACCGTGGTGGCCAACATGCCCACCGCCAAAGGCGCCCGCACCATCGCCATCGACCCCAAGTCGCACCACATTTTCACCTGCACCGCCGACTACGGCCCTGCCCCTGCGGCCACGACCGAGAACCCGCGCCCACGCCCCAGCATCGTACCCGGTACCTTTCGGGTGCTGGAGTTTGGGCAGTAG
- a CDS encoding IS5 family transposase — translation MAYPSDVKDDEWTFVAPYLCLMSEDAPQRDYPLRDVFNALRYLAHTGCPWRYLPGDLPPWATVYQQWTRWRDARVFESIVHDLNELQRLLLGRAATPSVVVLDGRTLQSTPESGHRAGWDGAKRRKGSKAHIAVDTLGQLLSVVITPANEQERAQVGELCRQVQEITGQTVTVSFVDQGYTGEDAEYAAAVHDIDLQVVKKPEGQTGFVLLPKRWVVERSFAWLSRFRRLGRDYERLSVSLQQLHFVVFACLMLARHAASS, via the coding sequence ATGGCTTACCCCAGCGATGTAAAAGACGACGAATGGACCTTCGTGGCCCCATACCTGTGCCTGATGAGCGAGGACGCGCCGCAACGCGACTACCCCTTGCGCGACGTATTCAACGCCTTGCGCTACCTGGCCCACACGGGCTGCCCGTGGCGCTACCTGCCCGGCGACCTGCCGCCCTGGGCTACGGTGTATCAGCAGTGGACGCGCTGGCGAGATGCCCGCGTGTTCGAGTCTATCGTGCATGATTTGAACGAGTTGCAGCGGCTGCTACTCGGCCGGGCGGCCACACCCTCGGTCGTGGTGCTTGACGGGCGCACGTTGCAAAGCACGCCTGAGAGCGGGCACCGGGCGGGCTGGGACGGGGCCAAGCGGCGCAAGGGCAGCAAGGCGCATATCGCCGTCGATACGCTGGGCCAGCTACTGAGTGTGGTCATCACCCCGGCCAATGAGCAGGAGCGGGCGCAGGTCGGCGAGTTGTGCCGCCAGGTGCAGGAAATCACGGGCCAGACTGTGACCGTAAGCTTTGTCGACCAAGGCTACACAGGCGAGGATGCTGAGTATGCCGCAGCCGTGCACGATATTGACCTGCAAGTGGTTAAGAAGCCCGAAGGCCAAACCGGCTTTGTGCTTTTACCCAAGCGCTGGGTCGTTGAGCGCAGCTTCGCCTGGCTCAGTCGCTTTCGGCGGCTGGGCCGCGACTACGAGCGGCTGAGCGTCAGCTTGCAGCAACTCCATTTCGTCGTCTTCGCCTGCCTCATGCTCGCCCGACACGCCGCAAGTTCATAA
- a CDS encoding alpha/beta hydrolase fold domain-containing protein, whose protein sequence is MNNNILGFGLFVSLAVSSCSAKLVSIADKTDEQIKTTYKVTKDVSYGADKEQAMDIYMSANANELKNKNYTIVFLHGGGYYISDKSREERYIQPYLKKGLNVVNMNYRLKRGIPIATEDLTNALNFLKANRTTYQLNLDRVILTGFSAGAHIASMVAVTANDPAYPDKLADGIKIAGVINFSGPVDGLDVVEKVFTSNEVPVMKEIGIALFPSADYASKETVTKYEPITYFDKNDPPFFVWHGGKDDQVPASTFEKFVDLLNQDKSKNVVLFLPEGLHSPSKSELNDAYKGIFSFLDKQ, encoded by the coding sequence ATGAATAACAACATTCTCGGTTTTGGTTTATTCGTTTCGCTGGCAGTCAGCTCGTGTTCTGCTAAACTGGTTTCAATAGCTGATAAAACGGACGAACAAATAAAAACCACTTACAAAGTGACTAAGGATGTATCCTATGGTGCTGACAAAGAGCAAGCCATGGACATTTATATGTCAGCTAATGCAAATGAGCTGAAAAATAAAAACTATACTATCGTTTTCCTGCACGGTGGCGGATATTATATAAGCGACAAGTCCAGAGAGGAACGATACATCCAACCCTATTTAAAAAAGGGGTTGAACGTGGTCAATATGAATTACCGCCTGAAGCGGGGAATTCCAATTGCAACGGAAGATTTGACCAATGCCTTAAATTTTTTAAAGGCTAACCGCACTACTTACCAGCTCAATTTAGACCGGGTAATACTTACGGGGTTTTCTGCTGGGGCCCACATTGCCAGCATGGTGGCGGTTACAGCAAATGATCCGGCATACCCCGATAAGTTAGCCGACGGAATCAAGATTGCTGGCGTTATAAACTTTTCGGGCCCCGTCGATGGATTAGACGTTGTGGAAAAGGTTTTTACGAGCAATGAGGTGCCCGTAATGAAGGAGATTGGAATTGCGCTCTTCCCCTCCGCCGATTACGCTTCCAAGGAAACTGTCACCAAGTACGAGCCGATAACCTATTTCGATAAAAACGACCCGCCATTTTTCGTGTGGCACGGCGGCAAGGACGACCAGGTTCCGGCCAGTACGTTCGAAAAATTTGTTGATTTACTAAATCAGGATAAAAGCAAAAACGTGGTACTCTTTCTGCCTGAAGGTCTTCATAGCCCTAGCAAAAGCGAATTAAACGACGCTTACAAAGGAATATTTAGTTTTTTGGATAAGCAATAG
- a CDS encoding type IX secretion system plug protein, whose amino-acid sequence MRFLFYPFLLLAAACVPLGTPITSTSTAPTTVNRARAGAPAAAPALRYADATYSDFVQSVQCYVATGTNTAIFQPPVVPLGQSQALALEFDVLGDQAPRLLARLVYCDANWQPSTLIDNQFLTDINEFLITDYKIGIGGKVPFFHYALRAPALKVSGNYLWVVQDGAGAPLLSRRLLVYENQVSVALQLGLAPGGDQRFTLQQLNFGISYGGVELVNPAAEVQVVLRQNFRWDNARYGLRPTFVRDAERRLDYQYFNYENTFPGLSEYRYFDTRSIQTVGQNVLHLDLRARPTAVALVPETTRAGLGYFQYIDANGRRVFESREYGNGATNADYADVTFQLRADQPAPGPVYVLGALTDWQLKDAYRLTYDEAAHVYTGHVLLKQGYYNYSYAVARPDGTADETYFEGSHYETENQYDILVYYRPPGTRTDLLIGYQAVDANARP is encoded by the coding sequence ATGCGCTTCTTGTTCTACCCATTCCTGCTCCTCGCCGCGGCCTGCGTGCCGCTGGGCACGCCCATTACTTCCACCTCCACGGCCCCCACCACCGTGAACCGCGCCCGCGCGGGGGCCCCGGCGGCGGCCCCCGCCCTGCGCTACGCCGACGCCACCTACTCGGACTTCGTGCAGAGCGTGCAGTGCTACGTGGCCACGGGCACCAACACGGCCATTTTCCAGCCCCCGGTGGTGCCGCTGGGCCAGAGCCAGGCCCTGGCGCTGGAGTTTGACGTGCTGGGCGACCAGGCCCCGCGCCTTTTGGCCCGGCTGGTGTACTGCGACGCCAACTGGCAGCCTTCGACGCTGATTGACAACCAGTTTTTGACCGACATCAACGAATTTTTGATTACTGATTACAAGATTGGCATCGGTGGGAAGGTGCCGTTTTTTCACTACGCGCTGCGGGCCCCAGCCCTGAAGGTGAGCGGCAACTACCTGTGGGTGGTGCAGGACGGGGCGGGGGCCCCGCTGCTCTCGCGCCGGCTGCTGGTGTACGAAAACCAGGTGTCCGTGGCCCTGCAGCTGGGCCTGGCGCCGGGCGGCGACCAGCGCTTCACGCTCCAGCAGCTCAACTTCGGCATCAGCTACGGGGGCGTGGAGCTGGTGAACCCTGCCGCCGAGGTGCAGGTGGTGCTGCGCCAAAACTTCCGCTGGGACAACGCCCGCTACGGCCTGCGCCCCACCTTTGTGCGCGACGCCGAGCGCCGGCTCGACTACCAGTACTTCAACTACGAAAACACGTTTCCGGGCCTGAGCGAGTACCGCTACTTCGACACCCGCTCCATCCAAACCGTGGGCCAGAACGTGCTGCACCTCGACCTGCGCGCCCGCCCCACGGCCGTGGCCCTGGTGCCCGAAACCACCCGCGCCGGCCTGGGCTATTTCCAGTACATCGACGCCAACGGCCGCCGCGTGTTCGAGAGCCGCGAGTACGGCAACGGCGCCACCAACGCCGACTACGCCGACGTGACCTTCCAGCTCCGCGCCGACCAGCCCGCCCCGGGCCCCGTGTACGTGCTGGGGGCCCTCACCGACTGGCAGTTGAAGGACGCTTACCGCCTCACCTACGACGAGGCCGCCCACGTGTACACCGGCCACGTGCTGCTGAAGCAGGGCTACTACAACTACAGCTACGCCGTGGCCCGCCCCGATGGCACGGCCGACGAAACCTACTTCGAGGGCAGCCACTACGAGACCGAAAACCAGTACGATATACTGGTGTACTACCGCCCGCCCGGCACCCGCACCGACCTGCTCATCGGCTACCAGGCCGTGGATGCTAACGCCCGGCCGTAG
- a CDS encoding HlyD family secretion protein, with translation MLNLSNQNVDREVWQEAPRRARPELLDPAGGRRLGHVVLAAVLVFFIILFLPWRQTIEGSGTLTALMPQDRPQTVQNAIAGRIEHWAVREGQLVQRGDTLLTLSEIKDEYFDPDLPERLGEQLAAKRGNVAANGARIAAAGRQLVALRTSLTVGLAAARNRVQQARNTVSMDSADLVAVNNAYRIAQDRLARYEVGYQNGLFSLTDIEARRLNLQNDLAKAISQRNKLGSSRQALDNSGIALAEIQAKYQENLAKTESDRSSAVSSRASSEGEVAALRNKISNVAVRRGLYIVRAPQTGYLVRTLKAGIGETIKEGESIATLQPESPVLAAEMYVRAMDVPLIQRGRQVRLQFDGWPAIQFSGWPSVAVGTFGGTVSVIDVVSSTNGRYRLLVRPVQTQAGDQPWPLQLRLGSGVYGWVILDSVPVWYEIWRQLNGFPPTLTTAPDGSPIKAGGGKGEGGKS, from the coding sequence ATGCTTAACCTATCCAACCAAAACGTGGACCGGGAGGTGTGGCAGGAAGCGCCCCGCCGGGCCCGCCCCGAGCTGCTCGACCCTGCGGGCGGGCGCCGGCTGGGCCACGTCGTCCTGGCGGCGGTCCTGGTGTTCTTCATCATCCTGTTTTTGCCTTGGCGGCAAACCATCGAAGGCAGCGGCACCCTCACGGCCCTCATGCCCCAAGACCGGCCCCAGACGGTGCAAAACGCCATTGCGGGCCGCATCGAGCACTGGGCCGTGCGCGAGGGCCAGCTTGTGCAGCGCGGCGATACGCTGCTCACGCTCTCCGAAATCAAGGACGAGTACTTCGACCCCGACCTGCCCGAGCGCCTGGGCGAGCAGCTGGCCGCCAAGCGCGGCAACGTGGCCGCCAACGGGGCCCGCATCGCGGCCGCCGGCCGCCAGTTGGTGGCCCTGCGCACGAGCCTGACCGTAGGCCTGGCCGCCGCCCGCAACCGCGTGCAGCAGGCCCGCAACACGGTATCGATGGACAGCGCCGACCTGGTGGCCGTCAACAACGCCTACCGCATTGCCCAGGACCGGCTGGCGCGCTACGAGGTCGGCTACCAGAACGGCCTGTTTTCGCTAACGGACATCGAGGCCCGCCGCCTGAACCTGCAGAACGACCTGGCCAAGGCCATATCGCAGCGCAACAAGCTGGGCAGCAGCCGGCAGGCCCTGGACAACAGCGGCATCGCGCTGGCCGAAATCCAGGCCAAGTACCAGGAAAACCTAGCCAAAACCGAGTCAGACCGCAGCTCGGCCGTGTCGAGCCGCGCCAGCTCGGAGGGCGAGGTGGCGGCGCTGCGCAACAAAATAAGCAACGTGGCCGTGCGCCGTGGCCTCTACATTGTGCGGGCCCCGCAAACCGGCTACTTGGTGCGCACCCTCAAGGCGGGCATCGGCGAAACCATCAAGGAAGGCGAGTCCATCGCCACGCTCCAGCCCGAGTCCCCGGTGCTGGCCGCTGAAATGTACGTGCGCGCCATGGACGTGCCGCTCATCCAGCGGGGCCGGCAGGTGCGGCTGCAATTCGACGGCTGGCCAGCCATTCAGTTCTCGGGCTGGCCGTCGGTGGCGGTGGGCACGTTCGGCGGCACCGTATCGGTGATTGACGTGGTGAGCAGCACCAACGGCCGCTACCGGCTGCTGGTGCGCCCCGTGCAAACCCAAGCCGGCGACCAGCCCTGGCCCTTGCAGCTGCGCCTGGGCTCGGGCGTGTACGGCTGGGTGATTCTGGATTCGGTGCCCGTGTGGTACGAAATCTGGCGGCAGCTCAACGGCTTCCCCCCCACCCTGACCACCGCGCCCGACGGGTCGCCCATCAAGGCCGGCGGTGGCAAAGGGGAGGGCGGCAAGTCGTGA
- a CDS encoding ABC transporter transmembrane domain-containing protein, with translation MASHSANLPPPTTWQRFARMLDTERKTINYIIFYAIVTGLISLTLPLGTQAVFNLVSTGAVFSSTYILIGVVFLGVVLGGILLIGQMTLVEAIEQRLFAKAAIEFAWRLPRIKPEALEGTNPPELVNRFFEVLTIQKSLTKLLIDLMFAAFQVLFGVIVLAFYHPVFIAFGLLTILLLVLIYAVNYRRALSTSIEESAYKYEVVALLEQVAADLPAYRHSEGQRQQALARTDALTAEYLKARNGHFRVLKRYFTYAVALRALLTGGLLVAGTLFVVSRQMTLGQFVAAEVLIVQISGAIEKLMTGVSTIFDSLTGVEKLAAVTDLPLADNHPAHA, from the coding sequence ATGGCTTCTCATTCTGCTAATCTTCCCCCGCCCACTACCTGGCAGCGCTTTGCGCGCATGCTGGACACGGAGCGGAAGACAATCAACTACATCATTTTCTACGCCATCGTCACGGGCCTCATCAGCCTGACGCTGCCGCTGGGCACGCAGGCGGTGTTCAACCTGGTGTCGACGGGGGCCGTGTTTTCGTCGACCTACATCCTCATCGGCGTCGTGTTTTTGGGCGTGGTGCTGGGCGGCATTCTGCTCATCGGGCAGATGACGCTGGTGGAGGCCATCGAGCAGCGCCTGTTTGCCAAGGCCGCCATCGAGTTTGCCTGGCGCCTGCCGCGCATCAAGCCCGAAGCCCTGGAGGGCACCAACCCGCCGGAGCTGGTGAACCGTTTTTTCGAAGTCCTGACCATTCAGAAAAGCCTGACCAAGCTGCTGATTGACCTGATGTTTGCGGCGTTTCAGGTGCTGTTTGGCGTCATTGTGCTGGCGTTTTACCACCCGGTGTTCATTGCGTTTGGCCTGCTCACCATTCTGCTGCTGGTGCTCATCTACGCCGTGAACTACCGGCGGGCCCTGAGCACCAGCATCGAAGAATCGGCCTATAAGTACGAGGTAGTGGCCCTGCTGGAGCAGGTGGCCGCCGACCTGCCCGCCTACCGCCACAGCGAGGGGCAGCGGCAGCAGGCCCTGGCCCGCACCGATGCGCTGACGGCCGAGTACCTGAAGGCCCGCAACGGCCACTTTCGGGTGCTGAAGCGGTACTTTACCTACGCCGTGGCGCTGCGGGCCCTGCTCACGGGGGGCCTGCTGGTGGCGGGCACGCTGTTCGTGGTGTCGCGCCAGATGACGCTGGGCCAGTTTGTGGCCGCCGAAGTGCTGATTGTGCAAATCAGCGGCGCGATTGAAAAGCTGATGACCGGGGTGAGCACCATCTTCGACAGCCTGACCGGCGTGGAGAAGCTGGCCGCCGTCACGGATTTGCCCCTCGCCGACAACCACCCCGCCCATGCTTAA
- a CDS encoding class I SAM-dependent methyltransferase → METQLEDIRQQQRESWNKFSAGWKKWDDLMMEFMKPVGDAIIERLHLRNDDHVLDVASGTGEPGLAIAAQLKGGKVVSVDIAERMLAVASETAARRGLHNFETALADAGELPFADATFDAISCRFGFMFFPDMQRAAHEMVRVLKPGGRVATAVWNGPDKNFWVTAVMGVVNQNMQLPPPPPGAPGMFRCAQSGLVADLFRQAGLKNVSEIEVNSQLNSGTAEVYWTVMTEVAAPFAAALSKADAAMRDKIKREVLALVKQKYPAGNVAIASSALVICGEK, encoded by the coding sequence ATGGAAACGCAACTGGAAGACATCCGGCAGCAGCAGCGCGAGTCGTGGAATAAATTCTCGGCCGGTTGGAAGAAGTGGGACGACCTCATGATGGAATTCATGAAGCCGGTAGGGGACGCAATTATCGAGCGGCTGCACCTCCGCAACGACGACCACGTGCTGGACGTGGCCTCGGGCACCGGGGAGCCGGGCCTGGCCATCGCGGCGCAGCTGAAGGGCGGCAAGGTGGTCAGCGTCGACATCGCCGAGCGCATGCTGGCAGTGGCCAGCGAAACCGCCGCCCGGCGCGGCCTCCACAACTTTGAAACCGCACTGGCCGATGCGGGCGAGCTGCCGTTTGCCGACGCTACGTTCGACGCCATCAGCTGCCGCTTTGGGTTCATGTTTTTTCCCGACATGCAGCGCGCCGCCCACGAGATGGTGCGGGTGCTGAAGCCCGGCGGCCGCGTAGCCACAGCGGTCTGGAACGGCCCCGACAAGAACTTCTGGGTCACCGCCGTCATGGGCGTCGTCAACCAAAACATGCAGCTGCCACCACCGCCGCCCGGGGCCCCGGGCATGTTTCGGTGCGCCCAAAGCGGCCTCGTAGCGGACTTGTTCCGGCAGGCCGGCCTGAAAAATGTTTCCGAAATCGAAGTGAACAGCCAGCTGAACAGCGGTACTGCCGAGGTTTATTGGACCGTGATGACGGAAGTAGCCGCCCCGTTCGCGGCCGCGCTCAGCAAAGCCGACGCCGCCATGCGCGACAAAATCAAACGCGAAGTTTTGGCCTTGGTCAAGCAGAAGTACCCTGCCGGTAACGTGGCAATTGCGTCGAGCGCGCTGGTGATTTGCGGCGAGAAATAG
- a CDS encoding TolC family protein, translating into MRIFRKLAAALGALTVGALLLALGPPGLRAQGLTPAGQGAPGQLAPGQLGPRRLASGLATPAAPGKLAAPGTAGAPAAPLLLGGAPAVPGRGTAADTARVFSLQDLAELVFANHPIVKQAVLLSAEAQAQVQQARGGFDPKLGAGFDRKVFGGTDYYNNWANELKVPLWPGGVDLKAGYDRYVGPYVNPEHRTPGAGLAGIGLSVPLGQGLLIDARRSTLRQARILVAAAEADRVKQINEVWLQAAKDYWNWYYAYQQTALIQEGVALAEGRFQAVRRRVDVGDQAPIDSVEARITAQDRLVQAEQLGVELQNARLVLSNHLWNRDAQPVELPTRAVPQAVRLAAVDTTDLRRLSDLAATQHPTLRKLDAKIRQLGIEERYRREMLKPKINASGTLLSQGDFYRNELPDTYGFGWNNYKVGVDFAFPLFLRQERGKLQYTRIQVQENILEQQQSRRIILNRVDASYNTLKAYERQLAIQALAIENQRLLLRAELAKFNLGESTVFLINSRETKLIDLRLKLASMQAGYEKSLAELYYYAGTRTPGAE; encoded by the coding sequence GTGAGGATATTTCGAAAACTAGCCGCGGCGCTGGGGGCCCTAACGGTCGGGGCCCTGCTGCTGGCGCTGGGGCCCCCGGGCCTGCGGGCGCAGGGCCTGACGCCGGCGGGCCAGGGGGCCCCGGGCCAGCTGGCGCCCGGGCAGCTCGGGCCACGCCGCCTGGCCTCCGGCTTAGCCACCCCGGCCGCCCCGGGCAAGCTGGCCGCCCCGGGCACGGCCGGGGCCCCGGCCGCGCCGCTACTGCTGGGCGGGGCCCCAGCCGTGCCCGGCCGCGGCACGGCGGCCGACACCGCCCGCGTGTTCTCGCTGCAAGATTTGGCCGAGCTCGTGTTCGCCAACCACCCCATCGTCAAGCAGGCGGTGCTGCTCAGCGCCGAGGCCCAGGCCCAGGTGCAGCAGGCCCGCGGCGGCTTCGACCCAAAGCTGGGCGCGGGTTTCGACCGCAAGGTGTTCGGCGGCACCGACTACTATAACAACTGGGCCAACGAGCTGAAGGTCCCCCTGTGGCCGGGCGGCGTCGACCTAAAAGCCGGCTACGACCGCTACGTGGGCCCCTACGTCAACCCCGAGCACCGCACGCCCGGGGCCGGGCTGGCGGGCATCGGCCTATCGGTGCCGCTGGGCCAGGGCCTGCTCATCGACGCGCGCCGTAGCACGTTGCGCCAGGCCCGCATCCTCGTGGCCGCGGCCGAGGCCGACCGCGTGAAGCAAATCAACGAAGTGTGGCTACAAGCGGCCAAGGACTACTGGAACTGGTATTATGCCTACCAGCAAACCGCGCTCATTCAGGAAGGCGTGGCGCTAGCCGAGGGCCGCTTCCAAGCCGTGCGCCGCCGGGTGGACGTGGGCGACCAGGCCCCCATCGACTCGGTGGAGGCGCGCATTACCGCCCAGGACCGCCTCGTGCAGGCCGAGCAATTGGGCGTGGAGCTGCAAAACGCCCGCCTCGTGCTTTCTAACCACCTCTGGAACCGCGACGCCCAGCCCGTGGAACTACCCACCCGGGCCGTACCGCAGGCCGTGCGCCTGGCCGCCGTCGACACCACCGACCTGCGCCGCCTCAGCGACCTGGCCGCCACCCAACACCCCACGCTGCGCAAGCTGGACGCCAAAATCCGCCAGCTCGGCATCGAGGAGCGCTACCGGCGCGAAATGCTCAAGCCCAAGATCAACGCCAGCGGCACGCTGCTGAGCCAGGGCGATTTTTACCGCAACGAGTTGCCGGACACCTACGGTTTTGGCTGGAACAACTACAAGGTGGGCGTCGATTTTGCCTTCCCGCTCTTCCTGCGCCAGGAGCGCGGCAAACTCCAGTACACCCGCATCCAGGTGCAGGAAAACATCTTGGAGCAGCAGCAGAGCCGGCGCATCATCCTCAACCGGGTCGATGCCAGCTACAACACGCTCAAGGCCTACGAGCGCCAGCTCGCCATCCAGGCCCTTGCCATCGAAAACCAGCGCCTCCTGCTGCGCGCCGAGCTGGCCAAGTTTAACCTCGGCGAAAGCACCGTGTTCCTCATCAACAGCCGCGAAACCAAGCTCATCGACCTCCGCCTGAAATTGGCCAGCATGCAGGCCGGCTACGAAAAATCGCTGGCCGAGCTGTACTACTACGCCGGCACCCGCACCCCGGGCGCGGAGTAA
- a CDS encoding M48 family metalloprotease, with translation MNLTYLRAGALAVLLPLASAAPSTPGLPAAPAARPLQGAKPDPAVIAQFGLYNDAKLQSLITARGKQMTAISDRPGDYGFTVVDSPIINAFATPDGHVYFTRGIMAYFNNEAQFSGVLGHELGHITAQHGKKQQRNNTIAGIGMLLGQLAAPQVMQSIGGVVQQGVGLWMLKYSRGDENEADGLGVKYSTKIGYDASYMADFFQTLQRTEEQSGGGGVPTFLSTHPNSADRYTRVKGLAAQAKQATGRSAFLVNRDQYLRQLEGLTFGEDPRQGFVENNVFYHPDLKFRFPVPSGWKSQNTPDQFKMAEPNGKALLVFLGAGSGTLDEAAQALVKQIGLSGAQAEKTTINGFPAAVVEGDQAAQDQQSQQQSTPAHVRSYLLQDGKSIYAFIGLAAAASFGTYAPQFDAAAKGFSRLTEASKLNRQPEKIRIKTATGTTTLAAALAANGIASGRYEELAILNGMKTTDRLTKGMLYKVVGR, from the coding sequence ATGAACCTTACGTATCTCCGCGCCGGGGCCCTGGCCGTACTCCTGCCGCTCGCCAGCGCTGCCCCCTCCACCCCGGGCTTGCCCGCCGCACCCGCCGCCCGCCCGCTGCAAGGCGCCAAGCCCGACCCGGCCGTCATCGCCCAGTTTGGTCTTTACAACGATGCCAAGCTGCAAAGCCTCATCACGGCCCGTGGCAAGCAGATGACGGCCATTTCGGACCGCCCCGGCGACTATGGCTTTACGGTAGTCGACTCGCCGATCATCAACGCCTTCGCCACTCCCGATGGCCACGTCTACTTCACGCGCGGCATCATGGCTTACTTTAACAATGAAGCCCAATTTTCGGGGGTGCTGGGCCACGAGCTGGGCCACATCACCGCGCAGCACGGCAAAAAGCAGCAGCGCAACAATACCATTGCCGGCATCGGCATGCTGCTGGGCCAGCTTGCGGCTCCCCAGGTCATGCAATCCATTGGGGGAGTTGTGCAGCAGGGGGTTGGGTTGTGGATGCTGAAGTACAGCCGTGGCGATGAAAACGAAGCTGACGGCTTAGGCGTGAAGTACTCGACCAAAATTGGCTATGATGCCAGCTACATGGCTGATTTCTTTCAGACCCTGCAACGCACTGAAGAGCAGAGTGGCGGCGGTGGCGTCCCCACTTTCCTCAGTACCCACCCCAACTCGGCCGACCGCTACACCCGCGTGAAAGGCCTCGCCGCCCAGGCCAAGCAGGCCACCGGCCGCAGCGCCTTCCTGGTGAACCGCGACCAGTACCTGCGCCAGCTTGAAGGCCTGACCTTCGGTGAAGACCCGCGCCAGGGCTTCGTGGAAAATAACGTGTTTTACCACCCCGACCTGAAGTTCCGCTTCCCCGTGCCCAGCGGCTGGAAGTCGCAAAACACGCCCGACCAGTTTAAAATGGCCGAGCCCAATGGCAAGGCCCTGCTGGTATTCCTGGGCGCGGGCAGCGGCACGCTCGACGAAGCCGCCCAGGCCCTGGTGAAGCAAATCGGCCTGTCCGGGGCCCAGGCCGAAAAAACCACCATCAACGGCTTTCCCGCCGCCGTGGTAGAAGGCGACCAGGCTGCCCAAGACCAGCAAAGCCAGCAGCAGAGCACGCCGGCCCACGTCCGCTCCTACCTCCTCCAGGACGGCAAGTCCATCTACGCCTTCATCGGCCTCGCCGCGGCCGCCTCGTTCGGCACCTACGCGCCGCAGTTCGACGCCGCAGCGAAGGGCTTCAGCCGCCTCACCGAGGCCAGCAAGCTGAACCGCCAGCCCGAAAAAATCCGCATCAAGACCGCCACCGGCACCACTACGCTCGCCGCCGCCCTGGCCGCCAACGGCATCGCCAGCGGCCGCTACGAAGAGCTGGCCATCCTCAACGGCATGAAAACCACCGACCGGCTGACCAAGGGCATGCTCTACAAAGTGGTAGGCAGATAA